In Patagioenas fasciata isolate bPatFas1 chromosome 2, bPatFas1.hap1, whole genome shotgun sequence, a single window of DNA contains:
- the RMC1 gene encoding regulator of MON1-CCZ1 complex isoform X1, translating to MSREPPAGEEEAAGGAEGGDGRARPAEGGCYLALCSRPVHFEKANAVNCVFFDEANKQVFAVRSGGATGVVVKGLEDKNPISFRMEDKGEVKCIKFSLGNKILAVQRTLKSVDFLNFIPDSPQLEYTQECKTKNANILGFCWTSSTEIVFITDQGIELYQVLPEKRSLKLLKNQSINVNWYMYCPESSVILLSTTVLGNVLQPFYFKEKRKRREETLGGSRNMLSVMQILELAGTTGDTDWQESGTMSKLSKFEIELPAAPKSSKLSLSERDIAVATIYGQLYVLYLRHHSRTSNSTGAEVVLYHLPREGSCRKTHILKLNRTGKFALNVVDNLVVVHHQDTETSVIFDIKLKGEFDGSTTIHQFVLPPRSIQPYQIPVAGPASVTSPSPVPCKLYSSSWIVFQPDIIISASEGYLWSLQVKLEPVVNLLLDKGKLMDFLLQRKECKMVILSVCSQMLSEPERGSLSVIATVFDKLNNEYKKYLEAEQSYTMVVEAGLSRSNPLLKRPVRTQAVIDQSDMYTHVLSVFTEKKEAPHKFTIAVLMEYIRSLNQFQIAVQHYLYELVIKTLVQHNLFYMLHQFLQYHVLSDSKPLACLLLSLESIYPPAHQLSLDMLKRLSTANDEIVEVLLSKHQVLAALRFIRGIGGHDSISARKFLDAAKQAEDDMLFYTIFRFFEQRNQRLRGNPSFTPGEHCEEHVTFFKQVFGEEALMKPTTF from the exons ATGAGCCGCGAGCCGCCGGCGGGGGAGGAAGAAGCGGCgggaggagcagaaggaggaGACGGGCGGGCGAGACCCGCGGAGGGCGGCTGCTACCTGGCGCTGTGCTCGCGGCCCGTGCACTTCGAGAAGGCCAACGCCGTCAACTGCGTCTTCTTCGACGAGGCCAATAAGCAG gttttTGCTGTTCGATCTGGAGGAGCTACGGGAGTTGTTGTTAAAGGTCTGGAGGATAAAAATCCCATTTCCTTCAG gatggaagacaaaggagaagtgaaGTGCATCAAGTTTTCCTTGGGGAACAAGATACTGGCTGTACAGAGAACTTTGAAGAGTGTG GATTTTTTGAATTTTATTCCGGATAGCCCTCAGCTAGAGTATACACAGGAATGTAAG ACAAAGAATGCCAATATTTTAGGATTCTGCTGGACAAGCTCTACAGAAATTGTCTTCATCACAGATCAAGGAATTGAATTATACCAG GTATTACCAGAGAAACGAAGTTTAAAACTTCTGAAGAATCAGAGTATTAATGTCAACTGGTACATGTATTGTCCAGAGAGCTCTGTTATTCTTCTGTCGACCACTGTTCTTGGTAATGTCCTGCAGCCTTTCTATTTCAAG gaaaagaggaagaggagagaggaaaccTTGGGTGGGAGCAGGAATATGCTGAGTGTAATGCAGATTCTGGAGTTAGCAGGAACAACAGGAGACACTGACTGGCAGGAG aGTGGAACAATGTCAAAACTATCAAAATTTGAAATTGAGTTACCAGCAGCACCGAAATCCTCCAAGCTCAGCCTTTCTGAAAGAGACATTGCGGTGGCTACAAT ATATGGGCAGCTTTATGTTCTCTATTTGAGGCATCACTCAAGGACTTCCAATAGTACAGGAGCAGAAGTGGTCCTCTATCACTTACCAAG AGAGGGCTCTTGTAGGAAGACACATATTTTAAAGCTGAACAGAACTGGAAAGTTTGCACTGAATGTTGTGGATAACTTGGTGGTAGTCCATCATCAGGACACTGAG ACTTCAGTTATATTTGATATCAAGCTAAAAGGAGAATTTGATGGGTCTACTACAATCCATCAGTTTGTACTTCCACCTCGATCAATACAACCCTATCAAATACCTGTAGCAG GTCCAGCCTCTGTGACAAGTCCATCTCCTGTTCCATGTAAACTCT ATTCTTCTTCTTGGATTGTCTTTCAACCTGATATAATCATCAGTGCAAGTGAAG GTTACCTCTGGAGTCTTCAAGTGAAACTTGAACCTGTAGTTAACCTCTTGCTAGATAAAGGAAAACTAATGGATTTCCTTCTCCAAAGGAAAGAATGCAAAATGGTTATCCTATCTGTATGTTCTCAAA TGCTTAGTGAGCCAGAAAGGGGATCACTGTCTGTGATTGCAACTGTTTTTGACAAACTGAATAATGAATATAAGAAGTACTTGGAAGCTGAGCAAAGCTATACAATG GTGGTAGAAGCAGGCCTGAGTAGAAGTAATCCACTCCTGAAACGTCCAGTCCGCACTCAAGCGGTCATTGATCAGTCTGACATGTACACACATGTTTTATCTGTATTTACAGAGAAGAAG GAAGCACCTCATAAGTTCACTATAGCAGTCTTGATGGAGTACATTCGCTCTCTTAACCAGTTCCAGATTGCAGTTCAG CACTACTTGTATGAGCTGGTCATCAAAACCCTAGTTCAACACAACTTGTTCTACATGCTCCATCAGTTTCTGCAGTACCATGTGCTCAGTGACTCCAAGCCTTTG GCTTGTCTGTTACTGTCCCTGGAAAGCATTTACCCTCCCGCACATCAGCTCTCTCTGGACATGCTAAAA AGACTTTCTACAGCAAATGATGAAATAGTGGAAGTTCTGTTGTCCAAACATCAAGTTTTGGCTGCCTTGAGATTCATCAGGGGCATTGGAGGACATGACAGCATTTCAGCCCGCAAATTCCTTGATGCAGCAAAACAAGCAGAAGATGACATGCTTTTCTATACAATATTCAGATTCTTTGAACAAAGGAATCAGCGGTTACGAGGAAACCCTAGTTTCACACCAG GTGAGCACTGTGAAGAACATGTCACTTTCTTCAAACAAGTTTTTGGAGAAGAAGCTCTTATGAAGCCCACAACATTCTGA
- the RMC1 gene encoding regulator of MON1-CCZ1 complex isoform X2 — translation MSREPPAGEEEAAGGAEGGDGRARPAEGGCYLALCSRPVHFEKANAVNCVFFDEANKQVFAVRSGGATGVVVKGLEDKNPISFRMEDKGEVKCIKFSLGNKILAVQRTLKSVDFLNFIPDSPQLEYTQECKTKNANILGFCWTSSTEIVFITDQGIELYQVLPEKRSLKLLKNQSINVNWYMYCPESSVILLSTTVLGNVLQPFYFKSGTMSKLSKFEIELPAAPKSSKLSLSERDIAVATIYGQLYVLYLRHHSRTSNSTGAEVVLYHLPREGSCRKTHILKLNRTGKFALNVVDNLVVVHHQDTETSVIFDIKLKGEFDGSTTIHQFVLPPRSIQPYQIPVAGPASVTSPSPVPCKLYSSSWIVFQPDIIISASEGYLWSLQVKLEPVVNLLLDKGKLMDFLLQRKECKMVILSVCSQMLSEPERGSLSVIATVFDKLNNEYKKYLEAEQSYTMVVEAGLSRSNPLLKRPVRTQAVIDQSDMYTHVLSVFTEKKEAPHKFTIAVLMEYIRSLNQFQIAVQHYLYELVIKTLVQHNLFYMLHQFLQYHVLSDSKPLACLLLSLESIYPPAHQLSLDMLKRLSTANDEIVEVLLSKHQVLAALRFIRGIGGHDSISARKFLDAAKQAEDDMLFYTIFRFFEQRNQRLRGNPSFTPGEHCEEHVTFFKQVFGEEALMKPTTF, via the exons ATGAGCCGCGAGCCGCCGGCGGGGGAGGAAGAAGCGGCgggaggagcagaaggaggaGACGGGCGGGCGAGACCCGCGGAGGGCGGCTGCTACCTGGCGCTGTGCTCGCGGCCCGTGCACTTCGAGAAGGCCAACGCCGTCAACTGCGTCTTCTTCGACGAGGCCAATAAGCAG gttttTGCTGTTCGATCTGGAGGAGCTACGGGAGTTGTTGTTAAAGGTCTGGAGGATAAAAATCCCATTTCCTTCAG gatggaagacaaaggagaagtgaaGTGCATCAAGTTTTCCTTGGGGAACAAGATACTGGCTGTACAGAGAACTTTGAAGAGTGTG GATTTTTTGAATTTTATTCCGGATAGCCCTCAGCTAGAGTATACACAGGAATGTAAG ACAAAGAATGCCAATATTTTAGGATTCTGCTGGACAAGCTCTACAGAAATTGTCTTCATCACAGATCAAGGAATTGAATTATACCAG GTATTACCAGAGAAACGAAGTTTAAAACTTCTGAAGAATCAGAGTATTAATGTCAACTGGTACATGTATTGTCCAGAGAGCTCTGTTATTCTTCTGTCGACCACTGTTCTTGGTAATGTCCTGCAGCCTTTCTATTTCAAG aGTGGAACAATGTCAAAACTATCAAAATTTGAAATTGAGTTACCAGCAGCACCGAAATCCTCCAAGCTCAGCCTTTCTGAAAGAGACATTGCGGTGGCTACAAT ATATGGGCAGCTTTATGTTCTCTATTTGAGGCATCACTCAAGGACTTCCAATAGTACAGGAGCAGAAGTGGTCCTCTATCACTTACCAAG AGAGGGCTCTTGTAGGAAGACACATATTTTAAAGCTGAACAGAACTGGAAAGTTTGCACTGAATGTTGTGGATAACTTGGTGGTAGTCCATCATCAGGACACTGAG ACTTCAGTTATATTTGATATCAAGCTAAAAGGAGAATTTGATGGGTCTACTACAATCCATCAGTTTGTACTTCCACCTCGATCAATACAACCCTATCAAATACCTGTAGCAG GTCCAGCCTCTGTGACAAGTCCATCTCCTGTTCCATGTAAACTCT ATTCTTCTTCTTGGATTGTCTTTCAACCTGATATAATCATCAGTGCAAGTGAAG GTTACCTCTGGAGTCTTCAAGTGAAACTTGAACCTGTAGTTAACCTCTTGCTAGATAAAGGAAAACTAATGGATTTCCTTCTCCAAAGGAAAGAATGCAAAATGGTTATCCTATCTGTATGTTCTCAAA TGCTTAGTGAGCCAGAAAGGGGATCACTGTCTGTGATTGCAACTGTTTTTGACAAACTGAATAATGAATATAAGAAGTACTTGGAAGCTGAGCAAAGCTATACAATG GTGGTAGAAGCAGGCCTGAGTAGAAGTAATCCACTCCTGAAACGTCCAGTCCGCACTCAAGCGGTCATTGATCAGTCTGACATGTACACACATGTTTTATCTGTATTTACAGAGAAGAAG GAAGCACCTCATAAGTTCACTATAGCAGTCTTGATGGAGTACATTCGCTCTCTTAACCAGTTCCAGATTGCAGTTCAG CACTACTTGTATGAGCTGGTCATCAAAACCCTAGTTCAACACAACTTGTTCTACATGCTCCATCAGTTTCTGCAGTACCATGTGCTCAGTGACTCCAAGCCTTTG GCTTGTCTGTTACTGTCCCTGGAAAGCATTTACCCTCCCGCACATCAGCTCTCTCTGGACATGCTAAAA AGACTTTCTACAGCAAATGATGAAATAGTGGAAGTTCTGTTGTCCAAACATCAAGTTTTGGCTGCCTTGAGATTCATCAGGGGCATTGGAGGACATGACAGCATTTCAGCCCGCAAATTCCTTGATGCAGCAAAACAAGCAGAAGATGACATGCTTTTCTATACAATATTCAGATTCTTTGAACAAAGGAATCAGCGGTTACGAGGAAACCCTAGTTTCACACCAG GTGAGCACTGTGAAGAACATGTCACTTTCTTCAAACAAGTTTTTGGAGAAGAAGCTCTTATGAAGCCCACAACATTCTGA